The following nucleotide sequence is from Podospora bellae-mahoneyi strain CBS 112042 chromosome 1 map unlocalized CBS112042p_1, whole genome shotgun sequence.
cctccccgtccccgccatcagcatggccaacctctccactccacacccccaaccccctgTCGGCGGCAGCCCGCTCGCCAGCGCATAGCAAAAactctcatccacctccaccttctgcccctcctccacatccttctGCCTGATCTGCTCCGCGAACTTCTCCCTCTGGGCAAACGGAtcgttctcctcctcgtacATGTTCGCCAGCTCCTTTCCCTTGACAAACAGTTCTGTCCTTGCCGAGACGTGCTGGTTCGTCTTGGGGCAGAGGAAGGatttggaaaggggggacatgacgacggggtggtgggtgatgaacaagggggtggtgagggacaGGGGTTCAATGTACCGCTCGGccagcttgtcgaggagtttggggagggggaagtggTCTTGGCCCTCAAAAGGGGGAACCGAGTTTGAGTTGAGAAGCGACAAAAGGTCCGAgtgggcggagggggtggtcaAGTCGGGGAAGGTGAACCCCAACTTGTCTTGGAGGGCGGGGATGAATTCTGCTTGTTGAAAGGGTTGTTGGTAGATGGGCAGGTCGGAGATTTCGGGGAGTGAGGACAAGGTGCCATTGGAGATGAGCTTAGCGCAGTGCTCGGCAACACCGCGGATGAGAtcttgggtgatggtgatgaggtccTGGAGGTTTGCGTAGGCGTGGTAGAACTCGCAGATGGTGAACTCTGGGTTATGGGTTTGGTCGATGCCCTCGTTGCGGAACGCCGGGCCGAGCTCAAACACGCGGTCTACACCTCCGACGACGAGACGCTTGAGCCACAGCTCAGGGGCAATGCGGAGAGAGACATCTTTGCCCACTGCTTCAGCATGCATGGTGAATGGCCTGGCCACGGCACCGCCAGCATTGCCAGAAAGGATAGGAGTCTGAAACTCAAGGAAGTTGCGCTCATGAAAGAAGTCTCGGAGATAGCGAGTGATGTAGGACCGCAGACGAAGGGTATCTACGGTTCTACGGTTGGCCAGCATGTCAATATGACGATGCAGGGTATCTTCAACCTTCTCCGGCCGGGGCACCAAGCTCGGCGTCAAAACTTCAGGAAGCTGGGTGGCTTGGATGGAGAGCTCGCCTGTCTTGGTTCGCGTGGCCTTGCCCGTGACAGCTATTCAATGGCAACACAACAGGCGTCAGCATGCATGGCCACGCTTTCTACCCAAGATGGATATACACAGTTCACGAAGATGGGACGCACAAATGATATCACCCCTGTTCAGCAACCGGGCTAAATTCTTCAAACCAGAACCAGTCGTACCATCGACCAGCTTCCCCAGGTTACATAGTCCTTGAACATTCTCAAACTCGCTCCTCACATCAATAAAGACGAGCTTCGACCCGGCACGACGGACAGACTCGACCCGTCCTCGCAAGgtgacctcctcttccgccacAACGCCCTGCTGAATGTCCTGATACTTGGCCCGGAAGTCGGGGACGCGCATaatctcaccaccatcatttCGGATACGGGGATACTTGAGGACACCAGCCTGCTCCAGTTCCTGCTGCCGAGCAAGGTGGAAGGAGCAACGCTGCGACAGCTGAGCGCGGCGGAGGTGCGGGAACGCCGCCGCGTGAGGGACTGGTACCCAGGCATACGGCCGCAGGAACTGGAGACTCGGTGATGGTCTCATCGCATCATTTCTATTGAGTGTCTGTCAGCTGTTGTCCTGACAAGAAAATCCAGACAGAAGACAGGTAATAGTGGAAGAATGTCAGAAAATTGGCATTTGTGATCAACCACGCCGAAGCGTGTCAGTCGCAACGGTTCTAAGGTTTATGCAGGTTCATCATATTGCTATAAAATCCAAGGGGCAGAAAAAATCCATACTTACAATTTACCTGTTTCACACCAACAAACCGGGAACTCTGCTTGTTCCCAACGacgctgatgttgttgtccaaaagcaaaaggaaaagaccGCTTCCTCAAAAATATTTTTTGGAGCTCCCATGGTTTTAACACATGCCGcacccctccaccagagCTGAGCTCTAACCAATCATCTCTCTCTGATAGGAACCCTCCACGCTTATCTAAAGAACCAACTCTTGGCATGACGAAGTGTTGGAACCCgcaagccagccagcagccgcATCGGTTTTTTTGTTTGCCAGAAACCAACATCCATGCAAGCCTCTTGAACCCTCCTCTTTTGACATTCCCATATCGCGATACCATCAACCgaccccttctccttcttaaCCCCataacaaccaacccccaaataCCACCCAAAATGTTCGGATTCGGCCAACCCAAGCTCTCCTCCGAGGAGAAGatcgccgccgtcgagaACGAGATCAAGGTCATGACCGAGATGCAGACCCGGTATTTACCAGCCCCCCCTAGTatttccccatcccccccttttaCTGATCATGTTTCTGCATTTAGCATGGCCAAGATCTGCTCCCAAAAGTGCCTCGACTCTACATACCGGGAAGGCGAGCTCTCCAAGGGCGAGGCCTCGTGCCTCGACCGGTGCAGCGCCAAGTTCTTCGAGGCgcacaccaccatctcggAGCAACTCCAAAAGGAGCAGGCCGCTAAGGGTGGCATGATGGGGCGGTAAATAGtaggagaaggaaaagggagcTTGTAAGAGTATGGAGGTCGTCGACAGCATAAAAATATTTGGCGAGGGGGATTAGAGCTTATGGGAATGGGATACCACTTATGAATGCCGTTTCAATGAGGAGAGCAGGATTTTCGTAAACGTGGGAGTGTACATTATGACCGAATGGATGGATTACtaggggtgggttgggtcCGGCGTGTCCAGTTTATAGAGGGGTTCTTGCGCTGTTGCTTTTCAATAATGACATCGCTTCTCTGTCTGTTTGGTTTCTGTAAAGGTTTCCTCTGATGAATTTCAATGGATGCTAGGTATGCTATCGAGGGTTCAAACCTTTCCCCATAAACGCCGTTTCAGTGGCTCAATGCTCTGCTCCCAAACTCCTGGCTGCCTGTCCAAAAAAGACATTTATACAAGTCATCCCAAAATTCGACACTCCCCAAACACCCTTGGTCCCCATCACCTGGACCTTGCTCTAGTGATATTCGGCCCCGAACCAATACCCGTGAGCGTTCGAACAAGACAATGCGCCCAACTCTCCGTTTCTAATGCAGCCTTGAGCTCTTCCGCCCTGCGCTCAAGATCCTCGACCTGCGCTTCAAACTGCgccaccccatcctcaacctcattCACCTTCCCGACCAGCGCGCTAATCTCATATTCGAGCTTGGCAACCAAGACCTCAACGTCCTTGACGGCTTCGGTCAGGCGTCCCCTCTCTTctgccaccagctccccacTGCTATGCCTTATTCGTGCGTAGGCCTCGCTGACGGCATGATAGAGAGCTTGAAGCTCCGCCTGCTGAGCGCCATACGTTGTATTCAAAATGTCAACCCCTGACAGTTTTCCTGTAACCCAATTGGCGAGGTCTTTCTGTATTTCTTGGAGCCGGTGGTATAAGCTGTAAGCCAGCTCCGCTTGAGACTGCAAAAATGCCGTCGTTGCTGGGTCCACGCCAGCGTCCGATGGGGGCAGATCGGCCAGGCTGATGATCTCGTGCCAGCCAAGTACAGCCTCTTCAGCTTCGCTAAAAGACAGACGGCGGGGATAACGGGCGTCATTTAGTGGTCGTTGTAGAGCGTCAATGGTTGTGAAGCTGTGTCTTCGCTGAAGGAATGCTAATGGCAGATCTGAGCTCCCTTGAGCACCGAGAAATTGCTGGGGCTGAGCGTCCAAATCACCTGCCTCTGAAGCCGCGGCGGAAAATGTATTCTCTAGTACATCTTTGCGTATCTCGGCTAGcgcttctttttcctctgcTGCTCTGAGCAGTTCTTGGGATGATGTCGACTCAGCCCTGACACCTGTAGGATGCGTCTCACTCCCTTCTGCACTGCCGTTCAAACCAGATGGCCCTGTTTCGCCAAAATCTCGTTCCTTTGGAGCCCCGTTCGCATACTCCTCAGGTTTGACCTTCCAGCTGAATGCTTTGCCAACTGCAACCGGGCTCGTCACCGCGGCAGACGAGTGAGCTAACGTCGCTATACTGGGGCTGGAATATCCACTGATGGCCGTGTCCGGGCTTTCGTCCTTGGAGGGCCTGCTGGCATGGCCCCTcaaaccacctccaacagcaTCTCTGATTCGACCCAAACCTGATCGAGCATCGCTTACTTTTCCAGCAACACCCTTGAAAATTCCCTTTCGTAGAGCATCCCTGTCGCCGGGATTGTGACTTTCGGCTGTGATGGGGGCTGAGTTTGTAACAGGAGGTGGTGCGTATACGGCGGGGGAAtcttccctcttcttggcctctagctcatcctccactgGCGCAGACTGAGTTCTTCTGCTTCCAGACTGAGGTACAAGAGTTTCCTCTCGTAATTCTTTGCCAAATGCAGAGCCCGGAGCAGTCTCTTGCTGTGTTCTCCTTGGCTTTCCATGCCAAAGCCATTTTGGTCTTTCACCGTAGGCCAAGTTGATGAATTTTCCCAAGTCGACCGTCTCGATATCACCAATATTGGCTTTATCTTTGCCTCCCACCATGCCAATGACAAGCTCGCCGCGTTTGCCACCAATTTCAGCAACCGTAGATTTGACCGCCCTGTGaacaccccaaccaccatctcccgcgGCTGCCTTGGCTGTGGCACTGTGCAGCTTGAGCAACGTCTGGCGGTCTAGACGTCTTGTCCTCTCTATCTTGACAGATTTTTGAAAGGTCCCAATGCCCTTTTTGGTGCTTTCAAGGTCAAAAACATCCTTGGCCACTGGTGCGCCAGAGTAACTGAGCCGATTCCTCGCTCCCATCAGCGTGCCGAGCATCGCTGCCACTGTTGTAGGACCCAAAATGCCGTCTGTCGGTTCGGTGTTGAAGTACTCGGAGCCAATCTCGGTCCACCAATTGTTGATTGCGGTCTCCGTCACGTCACAGAGTAGCCCATCCACGTATTCCGCATCCAGCATGCCAAAGATGTGAAGTGCCATCTGGCACATCCTAACCAGCTCCAGAACGGCCTGAGCAAAAGGTATCTTCTCGTTTGTTTTGTATAGTTGCAGAAATTTGGCCTGCGTAGCGGGTGTTGGATCTGTGAGGGTGAGTCCTGATCTCCCTGAGCACCCTAGCCGCTTGAGATTCTCGTTCACAATGAACACTTGGCGATGCTTCTGAATGTCTCCGTCGGGCACCgcaatcacagtaagggcGGAAGGAAAGCTACTGAGGTTGGTGACCATGAGCTCTCCAATGTCTGTTTCCTTTGGCCGGGCATGGTAGTGTTGGATAGCGCTAAAGTATAAGCGTAATCTCGGCGACCaatccttctcttctcctggTATCTCCAGAACCCCGACGACGACCGAGTGCTTTGGATCAGCTGTGTAGGTCGCAATGACGAGGGCGGGTGATTGGCGCGAACAAGCCCATTGTTCGACGAGGTATAGTTCGTAACCAGGGAGGATATATTTGCGCGTAATAACTGTCACTGTTGGATCGCCTTCGAGAAATCTACAGGCGCAAGCAAAAGCAACACATCAGCAAGCAAGATCGTGAACAAGTGATGGTTTGTGGAGCTCACTTGAAAGCTATAGGGTCCGGAAGCACGACTCGTCGACGATTTGATGCAGGTGTAAGCGCAAGGGCAGCCTCCACTTTGGCGGCTGCGGCACCGTCTGGTGTCTCTGGCACCGCGGGCCTGGCATTCTTGTTTGAAGCTGTTCTCGCCAGCGTGATGTCTTCTTCGCGATGTGCCCTGCCGTCGAGTGAGGCGGCAGGAGGAAAGGGTATCCGGATAGACATGGCGTGATACGGCGATACGGCCGTTTTAAGATCAGGACCTAGGCGGCTTGTCACAGCTGGCACAACCACCAATATCCATGTCAAACATGGAACCAGCACAAGCTACAAGAGCTCCATCGTGGGGCCGCCTGGGGCGGTGAGGCGTTCCTCCACCCCGGAGTTTGGTGGAGAGCTTCGGTATCCGTATGCAAGCAGCCGATCGTTTGGTGAGAATGGGGCTGGCGTTTTTGGTGTGTCGTGCAATCAGGATAGGGGCGAAGTGGAATCGATTGCGTGTTGAGGGACTTGCAATGATTCGAGCGAGACCTCCTGGCTGTAGAGTTGGTGATACCTTCTCTTCTCCGTCGTTGGCATGTGATATCCGTAGAAACGAGGCAACCAAACTTGCAGCTGAGACCACCTGAGACCTTGCTGCTTGCAGTGTTCCAGCTTTTGAATGCTGTTCCCGAGAGGCCAAGAAGGGAAGTTCCAGGTTGCCAAACACACCCCACCACGCCCACCAACTGCACTCCCCTGCCTCGCTGTGGACAAAATAACTGGCACTGCAAAAGCACTGAACCGCCTGTGCCTCAAAGGATATTTGATAGGTCTTAAGAGTTGTTAATAGGCCTTAAAATCTAGTTGATAGACCTTAAGAAATAGACTAAAAGGCCTATTTTGTATTTTAAAAGGTGTAAATGGATAGTTATTGTACATATTGCTGACTTGCAGTGCCAGTTATATTGTCCACATAATGCCTGCCACTTCAGGTAGTTCCTGGCCACCACATAGCGCTCggaccagcaccgccagcggGGTGGACGTCACCTGGGCGGGCAGCCCCAATCCACGGCTCACGCCACTGCAGCTGCATAGAGCGGGAAGGCGTTCAATGATTACAGATATTACGATTGATCTGGGTTATTTTATCCCGAACATCCACCGCCAGAAAGTCAACGATACACATTCAACCGCCTCTAGTACACCTTACAGTGTCTCGATCTTTATCAATTTGAACAAGGGTCATAGACTCCAGGTGACGCCGTATCGCTAACCGGACTTGCGCTCTCGTCATTCCCACCCGAATCAAGCAATCAGGCTTGCAACTGTAGTTGACAGAGCCAGACGCAAGCCATTCGCGGCGGCGGACGACCATGGCGTCTGAGAAGCCCAAGCTGGAGGCGCTCGAAGAAGAATATGCAAAGATCAACAAACTCCCTAGACTCACGAAAGCGGTGGAGCATGTCGACAAGATCATCGAGTTGCTCAGTGCCGCTCGTGAGCAGGTAGCTTCAGGTAAGCCGAGCTTCACGCTGGCAATGAGATACGGACGAGGTAGGTATATATGCTCAGGTACTGAACAAGCACACCTCTAGCTCCCGAATCCCATacagccatcaccatcacaaaaCTTCAGAATCCCGTGAAGAGCGCATTCGAGGCAGTAAACGATGGGCTTAAAGGGGCAGCTGCCGCCAATAAGAAGATGGGAAAGGCACTGGATAAGTCCTTTCCTCTGAAGCCTCTCCCAACAGACCACGATGCCATGGCAGACCACGTGTCTCTGATAAACAGGGCAATCGCCATGCACTTGCTTAGAGAAGGCCAGTTTAAAGTGGCGTCGACATTCATCGATGAGGTTCAGTCAACGACGAAGCGAGAGAACCCGGAATATTTAGACGAGCGTATGGACGACGGCAATTACGACGAAGCTGCGTCGACAACGTCGAGCGAGGCCTACGACCTTTCATCCCTCCACTCACAAGAGCTTCAAGAGAGCTTTGCCGGGATGTACTACATTTTACAAGAGCTAAAAGCTAGGAACCTGATGCCTGCTATTACGTGGGCGAGGAAAAACTCGGTCGAGCTGGAGGCACGAGGGAGCAATCTTGAGTTCGAACTAAGCAGGCTGCAGTTTGTTTGGCTGTTCAAAGGGCCTTCCGTCAATGGACTGCCCGATGACGAGAACAATGGCCAGCGGGGTGCTCTCCAGTATGCTCGGTCAAACTTTGGCCGTTTCCAAGCACGCCATCTCAACGAGATCAACCAGCTGGCATGCTCCATGGCATTTGCGCCCAACATCGCCGAGTCCCCGTACAGACAACTGTTTGCGATTGATACTGCCTTCAGTGATGTTGCTTCCTCATTTACCCGCGAGTTCTGCAGTCTGTTGGGCCTCTCGGCCGAGTCGCCACTCTACCTAGCCGCCACCGCAGGCGCGTTGGCTCTCCCACAGCTGATGAAGTACACGCAAAAGACTCTCGCCAAGGGTACAGAATGGACAACCTCCAACGAGATGGCCTTTGAGACACCGCTTCCCCAGAGTATGCTCTACCACAGTATTTTTGTCTGTCCAGTCTCGAAGGAACAAACGACAGACGCCAACCCACCCATGATGATACCCTGCGGACACGTTTTGGCCAAGGAGACGCTTCAGAAGCTGTGTAAGGGGGCCCGGTTCAAGTGTCCATACTGTCCGTCGGAAGGTATACTGAAGGACGCGCGGCAAATCATTCTCTAGGGCGATGGTGTCAGGACAGCGATGATTGTTTTCATAGCGACAATGAATGTTTTACAAACACAAGTTCATGTTAATGTTCGTCGACAGTagcaccctcaccacaaaacaAATGGTAGACGAAAGTAGCTTAACCCATATTGTACTAAGAAACATGCCTTGAAGGATAATCATCAGACCTTCGAGgatagttaataggcctttgaAGATATTCAAAAGGCCTATTGATTTACGTTTGAGGCATggtttatagtataatatcGGTTAACTTCTAT
It contains:
- the MSK1 gene encoding mitochondrial lysine-tRNA synthetase (COG:J; EggNog:ENOG503NUPU), producing the protein MTLISFSTAAIFSSEESLGWPNPNILGGIWGLVVMGLRRRRGRLMVSRYGNVKRGGFKRLAWMLVSGKQKNRCGCWLACGFQHFVMPRVGSLDKRGGFLSERDDWLELSSGGGVRHVLKPWELQKIFLRKRSFPFAFGQQHQRRWEQAEFPVCWCETGKLNDAMRPSPSLQFLRPYAWVPVPHAAAFPHLRRAQLSQRCSFHLARQQELEQAGVLKYPRIRNDGGEIMRVPDFRAKYQDIQQGVVAEEEVTLRGRVESVRRAGSKLVFIDVRSEFENVQGLCNLGKLVDGTTGSGLKNLARLLNRGDIISVTGKATRTKTGELSIQATQLPEVLTPSLVPRPEKVEDTLHRHIDMLANRRTVDTLRLRSYITRYLRDFFHERNFLEFQTPILSGNAGGAVARPFTMHAEAVGKDVSLRIAPELWLKRLVVGGVDRVFELGPAFRNEGIDQTHNPEFTICEFYHAYANLQDLITITQDLIRGVAEHCAKLISNGTLSSLPEISDLPIYQQPFQQAEFIPALQDKLGFTFPDLTTPSAHSDLLSLLNSNSVPPFEGQDHFPLPKLLDKLAERYIEPLSLTTPLFITHHPVVMSPLSKSFLCPKTNQHVSARTELFVKGKELANMYEEENDPFAQREKFAEQIRQKDVEEGQKVEVDESFCYALASGLPPTGGWGCGVERLAMLMAGTGRISEVLSFGNLRNVVVGGSNAAVGGVTGEEREKKGE
- the TIM10 gene encoding protein transporter tim10 (COG:U; EggNog:ENOG503P6VS) — translated: MTKCWNPQASQQPHRFFCLPETNIHASLLNPPLLTFPYRDTINRPLLLLNPITTNPQIPPKMFGFGQPKLSSEEKIAAVENEIKVMTEMQTRMAKICSQKCLDSTYREGELSKGEASCLDRCSAKFFEAHTTISEQLQKEQAAKGGMMGR
- a CDS encoding uncharacterized protein (COG:O; EggNog:ENOG503NXAW; BUSCO:EOG09263QPR) translates to MASEKPKLEALEEEYAKINKLPRLTKAVEHVDKIIELLSAAREQVASAPESHTAITITKLQNPVKSAFEAVNDGLKGAAAANKKMGKALDKSFPLKPLPTDHDAMADHVSLINRAIAMHLLREGQFKVASTFIDEVQSTTKRENPEYLDERMDDGNYDEAASTTSSEAYDLSSLHSQELQESFAGMYYILQELKARNLMPAITWARKNSVELEARGSNLEFELSRLQFVWLFKGPSVNGLPDDENNGQRGALQYARSNFGRFQARHLNEINQLACSMAFAPNIAESPYRQLFAIDTAFSDVASSFTREFCSLLGLSAESPLYLAATAGALALPQLMKYTQKTLAKGTEWTTSNEMAFETPLPQSMLYHSIFVCPVSKEQTTDANPPMMIPCGHVLAKETLQKLCKGARFKCPYCPSEGILKDARQIIL
- a CDS encoding uncharacterized protein (EggNog:ENOG503NVRW; COG:S): MSIRIPFPPAASLDGRAHREEDITLARTASNKNARPAVPETPDGAAAAKVEAALALTPASNRRRVVLPDPIAFKFLEGDPTVTVITRKYILPGYELYLVEQWACSRQSPALVIATYTADPKHSVVVGVLEIPGEEKDWSPRLRLYFSAIQHYHARPKETDIGELMVTNLSSFPSALTVIAVPDGDIQKHRQVFIVNENLKRLGCSGRSGLTLTDPTPATQAKFLQLYKTNEKIPFAQAVLELVRMCQMALHIFGMLDAEYVDGLLCDVTETAINNWWTEIGSEYFNTEPTDGILGPTTVAAMLGTLMGARNRLSYSGAPVAKDVFDLESTKKGIGTFQKSVKIERTRRLDRQTLLKLHSATAKAAAGDGGWGVHRAVKSTVAEIGGKRGELVIGMVGGKDKANIGDIETVDLGKFINLAYGERPKWLWHGKPRRTQQETAPGSAFGKELREETLVPQSGSRRTQSAPVEDELEAKKREDSPAVYAPPPVTNSAPITAESHNPGDRDALRKGIFKGVAGKVSDARSGLGRIRDAVGGGLRGHASRPSKDESPDTAISGYSSPSIATLAHSSAAVTSPVAVGKAFSWKVKPEEYANGAPKERDFGETGPSGLNGSAEGSETHPTGVRAESTSSQELLRAAEEKEALAEIRKDVLENTFSAAASEAGDLDAQPQQFLGAQGSSDLPLAFLQRRHSFTTIDALQRPLNDARYPRRLSFSEAEEAVLGWHEIISLADLPPSDAGVDPATTAFLQSQAELAYSLYHRLQEIQKDLANWVTGKLSGVDILNTTYGAQQAELQALYHAVSEAYARIRHSSGELVAEERGRLTEAVKDVEVLVAKLEYEISALVGKVNEVEDGVAQFEAQVEDLERRAEELKAALETESWAHCLVRTLTGIGSGPNITRARSR